In the genome of Photobacterium sp. TLY01, one region contains:
- a CDS encoding insulinase family protein: MFKSPNDPKEYRYLTLGNQLRVLLVHDHTAPRAAAALSVGIGHFDDPLDRQGMAHFLEHMLFLGTEKFPNPGEFQSFVNQYGGSNNAWTGTENTTYFFDIAPPAFAAGLERFGQFFIAPLFNADAVDKERQAVDSEYKLKLKDDVRRLYQVHKETINPEHPFAKFSVGDITTLEDRPDNPVRDELIAFYQQHYSANQMGLVLQGPQSLEELTTYAEQFFGAIPNSGKDKPAIDVPLVTDRENACFIAIEPIKEVRKLTLSFSLPPMDAHYRSKPLSYLAHLLGNEGTGSLMSVLKSEGLINTLAAGGGISGSNFREFTIGLNLTPNGLKRVDHIVTTIFQYIRLITQQGLAEWRYLEKKAVLEQAFRYQEKSRPLDTVSYLVMNLLHYAPEDIVYGDYMMSQYDEALLKEVLSYFRPDNLRLTLVAKGQKHDRVADWYHTPYSVTPFTEAQLSAWAEPGDNPALLLPEQNPYLCQRLDPHPLTDEQEAIPQLIQDLPGFRLWFMQEHEFRVPKGLVYVAIDSPHAVSSVRNIVKTRLCVEMLMESCNEVAYPAEVAGMAYNLYAHQGGVTLQLSGFSEKQPLLLKLLLEKFSGRTFNIDRFNSIKAQMLRNWRNAAEDKPISQLFNQLTGLLQPNNPPYPAMIKELETVAVEELPGFVEAMFAELHIDTFVYGDWRKDDALALAEVLKDAFRVTDQLYGEAQRPLVHLGECGTLRYEVDCGHADSAILIYYQSREQSPKEIATYTLANHLMSTTFFHELRTEQQLGYMVGTANLPLNRYPGLLLYIQSPVAGPLQLLEAIDEFTNAFALVLLELNESQWQASKQGLIAQLSEPDTNLRARAQRYWVSIGHKDDHFDQRQKIAREMAALSRAELVRFLVEDIKPRTANRLVMYYQGGAHLNLTPLEVGEPIASVSHFQRHAQ; encoded by the coding sequence GTGTTCAAAAGTCCGAACGATCCCAAAGAGTACCGCTATCTGACACTGGGCAATCAACTCAGGGTCTTGCTGGTTCATGATCACACGGCACCCCGGGCTGCAGCAGCGCTCTCTGTCGGCATCGGCCACTTTGATGATCCTCTGGATCGTCAGGGAATGGCACACTTTCTTGAGCACATGCTCTTTCTGGGGACGGAAAAATTCCCGAATCCGGGTGAATTCCAGTCCTTCGTAAACCAGTACGGCGGCAGTAACAATGCCTGGACCGGCACAGAAAACACTACCTATTTTTTTGACATCGCCCCACCAGCATTTGCTGCCGGTCTGGAACGTTTCGGCCAATTTTTTATTGCTCCCTTGTTCAATGCTGATGCAGTCGACAAGGAACGCCAGGCGGTCGATTCTGAATACAAACTCAAGCTCAAAGACGATGTGCGCCGTCTTTACCAGGTTCACAAAGAAACCATTAACCCTGAGCACCCGTTTGCTAAGTTTTCCGTGGGCGATATCACCACCCTGGAAGACAGGCCGGATAACCCGGTTCGCGATGAACTGATTGCTTTCTACCAGCAGCATTATTCTGCCAATCAGATGGGCCTGGTGCTGCAGGGGCCGCAGTCGCTGGAAGAACTGACGACCTATGCCGAGCAGTTCTTTGGGGCGATCCCCAACTCGGGCAAAGACAAACCTGCGATCGATGTTCCTCTGGTAACAGACAGAGAAAACGCCTGTTTTATTGCGATTGAACCGATTAAAGAAGTGCGCAAACTCACGCTGTCTTTTTCCCTGCCCCCCATGGATGCCCATTATCGCAGCAAGCCATTATCGTATCTGGCGCATTTACTGGGCAATGAAGGTACAGGCAGCCTGATGTCAGTCCTCAAAAGCGAAGGTTTGATCAATACCCTGGCGGCGGGCGGCGGGATCAGCGGCAGTAATTTCCGGGAATTTACTATCGGTCTGAACCTGACCCCCAATGGCCTGAAACGTGTTGATCATATCGTCACCACCATTTTCCAGTACATCCGGCTCATTACCCAACAAGGGCTGGCCGAGTGGCGCTACCTGGAAAAAAAAGCCGTGCTGGAGCAGGCATTCCGCTATCAGGAAAAAAGCAGGCCGCTTGATACCGTCAGCTATCTGGTGATGAACCTGCTGCACTATGCGCCGGAAGATATCGTCTACGGCGATTACATGATGAGCCAGTACGATGAAGCACTGCTCAAAGAGGTGCTCAGCTATTTTCGTCCGGATAACCTGCGCCTGACGCTGGTTGCTAAGGGTCAAAAGCACGATCGGGTGGCCGACTGGTATCACACCCCTTATTCGGTCACGCCCTTTACTGAAGCACAGCTCAGTGCCTGGGCTGAGCCAGGCGACAACCCGGCACTCTTGCTGCCTGAGCAGAATCCATACCTGTGCCAGCGTCTGGATCCTCACCCGCTGACCGATGAACAAGAAGCGATACCTCAGTTAATTCAGGATCTGCCAGGGTTCAGGCTGTGGTTTATGCAAGAACATGAGTTCAGAGTACCCAAAGGCCTGGTTTATGTCGCTATCGACAGCCCGCACGCGGTGAGCTCTGTGCGCAATATCGTCAAGACGCGCCTGTGTGTCGAAATGCTGATGGAATCCTGCAACGAAGTGGCCTACCCGGCAGAAGTGGCGGGGATGGCCTATAACCTGTACGCCCATCAGGGCGGGGTAACACTCCAGTTATCCGGTTTCAGCGAGAAGCAGCCATTGCTGCTCAAACTGCTGCTGGAAAAATTCTCCGGCCGCACGTTCAATATCGACCGGTTTAACAGCATCAAAGCACAGATGCTGCGTAACTGGCGCAATGCTGCAGAAGATAAGCCGATTTCTCAGTTGTTTAATCAGCTGACAGGTCTGCTGCAACCGAATAACCCGCCCTACCCGGCCATGATCAAAGAGTTGGAAACCGTTGCAGTGGAGGAATTGCCCGGTTTTGTTGAAGCCATGTTTGCCGAACTGCACATCGATACTTTCGTCTATGGCGACTGGCGCAAAGACGATGCGCTGGCACTGGCCGAGGTGCTGAAAGACGCGTTTCGGGTCACCGATCAGCTCTATGGTGAAGCACAGCGGCCACTGGTCCATCTGGGGGAATGCGGCACACTGCGCTATGAGGTCGATTGCGGCCATGCCGATTCCGCCATCCTGATTTACTACCAGTCGCGGGAACAGTCGCCCAAAGAAATTGCCACCTACACCCTGGCCAATCATCTGATGTCGACGACTTTCTTCCACGAGCTGCGAACCGAACAACAGCTGGGCTATATGGTTGGTACTGCGAATCTGCCACTGAACCGCTATCCGGGCCTGCTGCTGTATATTCAGTCGCCGGTGGCCGGCCCTCTGCAACTGCTCGAAGCCATTGATGAATTCACCAATGCGTTTGCACTGGTGCTGCTAGAGCTCAATGAGAGCCAGTGGCAAGCCAGCAAACAAGGGCTGATTGCTCAGCTATCCGAGCCGGACACCAATTTGCGCGCACGAGCTCAGCGCTATTGGGTCAGTATCGGTCACAAAGATGATCATTTCGACCAAAGACAGAAAATTGCCCGTGAAATGGCCGCGTTGTCCCGTGCTGAGCTCGTCCGCTTTCTGGTCGAAGACATTAAACCCAGAACCGCAAACCGGCTGGTGATGTATTATCAAGGCGGTGCCCACCTGAATCTGACTCCGCTGGAAGTCGGTGAGCCGATTGCCTCCGTAAGCCATTTTCAGCGTCACGCCCAATAA
- the sixA gene encoding phosphohistidine phosphatase SixA, producing the protein MRIFIMRHGEAQHFAPSDAERPLTAQGKMYSRQMAKQLASHLDEQLDLVWVSPYLRAQQTWQAMSEELPVPKTLMTVDDITPYGDASQVADYLKAVIALEKPKTVLLVSHLPLVGYLSAELVPGLQPLMFRTSSIAAVDFHPEGEPSALLWQENPVEAVQPNHH; encoded by the coding sequence ATGCGAATTTTTATCATGCGTCATGGCGAAGCACAGCATTTTGCCCCAAGTGACGCGGAGCGCCCCCTGACCGCTCAGGGGAAGATGTATTCCCGGCAGATGGCCAAGCAGTTAGCGAGCCACCTGGACGAACAGTTGGATCTGGTATGGGTCAGTCCGTATCTGCGCGCTCAGCAAACCTGGCAGGCGATGTCGGAAGAACTGCCTGTACCAAAGACTCTGATGACGGTCGATGATATCACGCCTTACGGTGACGCCAGTCAGGTCGCGGATTACCTCAAAGCCGTGATTGCGCTGGAGAAGCCGAAAACGGTTCTGCTGGTGTCGCATTTACCGCTGGTGGGCTATCTGAGCGCCGAACTGGTGCCGGGATTACAGCCCCTGATGTTCCGAACTTCATCCATTGCCGCGGTGGATTTTCATCCTGAGGGTGAACCGTCCGCCTTATTATGGCAGGAGAACCCTGTCGAAGCTGTCCAGCCCAATCACCATTGA
- the smrB gene encoding endonuclease SmrB: protein MSKKDPALEEDDFSLFQDAVKGVKKLSHDTIITSRRQSPKTDKRNVSAKESHNHEFYFSDEFEPHLSEHGPMQYARSGVSKYEVKKLRRGVYVPDIFLDMHGMTQKEAKRELAAMIAACIKDGVSCACVMHGIGKHILKQKAPLWLAQHPDVMAFHQAPLEFGGAGALLVLIEVPER, encoded by the coding sequence ATGAGTAAAAAAGACCCTGCACTGGAAGAGGACGATTTCTCGCTCTTTCAGGATGCAGTGAAGGGCGTTAAAAAGTTGTCGCATGATACCATAATCACTTCGCGCCGACAGAGCCCGAAGACCGATAAGCGCAATGTGAGTGCCAAAGAGAGTCATAATCACGAGTTTTATTTCTCAGACGAGTTCGAACCTCATCTGAGCGAACATGGCCCGATGCAATATGCCCGATCCGGCGTCTCCAAGTATGAAGTGAAAAAATTACGGCGCGGTGTCTATGTGCCGGATATTTTTCTCGATATGCATGGCATGACACAAAAAGAAGCCAAACGTGAACTGGCAGCCATGATTGCAGCCTGCATTAAGGACGGGGTGTCGTGCGCCTGTGTGATGCACGGGATCGGCAAACATATTCTGAAGCAGAAAGCGCCGCTCTGGCTGGCACAACACCCGGATGTGATGGCATTTCACCAGGCGCCGCTGGAGTTTGGTGGCGCCGGCGCCCTGTTAGTGCTGATTGAAGTGCCCGAGCGGTAA
- the prmB gene encoding 50S ribosomal protein L3 N(5)-glutamine methyltransferase: protein MDKIFVDEAVNELHTLQDMLRWTVSRFNDAGLFYGHGTDNAWDEAVQLVLPTLHLPIDIPADARFSRLTSSERRTIVERVVRRVTERTPVSYLTNKAWFCGLEFFVDERVLVPRSPIGELIDNGFEPFLTREPTRIMDLCTGSGCIGIACAYAFPEAEVDLVDISTDALAVAEQNIHDHGLEQQVIPLHSDLLRDVPKDKYDIIVSNPPYVDQEDMDSLPEEFRHEPELGLAAGFDGLDLVRRILANAPDYLADDGILICEVGNSMIHMEEQYPHIPFTWLEFENGGHGVFMMTREQLVDCAGDFADYKD from the coding sequence TTGGATAAGATTTTTGTCGACGAAGCCGTCAACGAACTTCACACACTGCAGGATATGCTACGTTGGACCGTCAGCCGATTCAACGATGCCGGCCTGTTTTATGGCCACGGCACAGACAATGCCTGGGATGAAGCGGTGCAGCTGGTGCTGCCAACCCTGCACCTGCCGATAGATATTCCGGCTGACGCGCGTTTCTCGCGCCTGACCAGCAGCGAGCGCCGAACGATTGTCGAGCGCGTGGTGCGCCGGGTGACCGAGCGTACTCCTGTGTCCTACCTGACCAATAAAGCCTGGTTTTGTGGCCTGGAATTTTTTGTCGACGAGCGCGTGCTGGTGCCACGCTCACCGATTGGCGAACTGATTGATAACGGGTTCGAACCTTTCCTGACCCGTGAACCCACCCGCATCATGGACTTGTGTACCGGCAGTGGCTGTATCGGCATCGCCTGTGCCTATGCGTTCCCGGAAGCCGAAGTGGATCTGGTGGATATTTCCACCGATGCCCTGGCAGTGGCCGAGCAGAACATTCACGACCACGGTCTGGAACAGCAGGTGATCCCGCTGCATTCGGATCTGCTGCGTGACGTACCCAAAGACAAGTACGATATCATCGTATCCAACCCGCCTTATGTGGATCAGGAAGACATGGACAGTCTGCCGGAAGAATTCCGTCATGAGCCTGAACTGGGTCTGGCTGCCGGTTTTGATGGCCTGGATCTGGTGCGCCGCATTCTGGCCAATGCCCCGGATTATCTGGCAGACGACGGTATTCTGATTTGTGAAGTCGGTAACTCCATGATCCATATGGAAGAGCAGTATCCACACATCCCGTTCACCTGGCTGGAATTTGAAAACGGCGGCCACGGCGTCTTCATGATGACCCGTGAACAACTGGTCGATTGTGCGGGCGACTTCGCCGACTACAAAGACTGA
- a CDS encoding YqhA family protein, whose amino-acid sequence MKKIEVFFEKLLWSSRFLVLIAVVSSLLGSLVLFLVGTLDILEVTKKAFYYYLGRNGHDIHEFIITDIIIAIDIYLVAVVLLIFGVGSYRLFISPIDELVDSNLAHPFNIQTFDELKDKIVRVVILAVIIEFFRAVVDIRFSTPLDAIYLALSVLALAVSVYLMNINNDKKRENYNGK is encoded by the coding sequence ATGAAAAAGATTGAAGTATTTTTCGAAAAGTTACTGTGGAGCTCAAGGTTTCTGGTTCTAATTGCTGTTGTTTCTAGTCTGCTTGGCTCCTTAGTTCTTTTTCTAGTTGGTACCTTGGATATACTTGAGGTGACTAAGAAAGCATTTTATTATTATCTTGGTCGAAATGGTCATGATATACACGAGTTCATTATTACTGATATAATTATTGCCATCGATATTTATTTGGTGGCGGTTGTTCTTCTTATTTTTGGTGTTGGTTCATATAGGCTGTTTATTTCACCAATTGATGAATTGGTGGATAGTAATCTCGCACACCCTTTTAATATTCAAACATTTGATGAGCTTAAGGATAAGATTGTTCGGGTTGTCATCCTTGCAGTAATCATCGAGTTTTTCAGGGCGGTTGTGGATATTCGGTTTTCCACGCCACTGGATGCGATATACTTAGCATTGTCTGTTTTGGCACTAGCAGTATCTGTTTATCTGATGAATATAAATAATGATAAGAAGAGAGAGAACTATAATGGAAAATAA
- a CDS encoding helix-hairpin-helix domain-containing protein, whose translation MAFSDRERELLLAVKGVGPTVIKRFEEIGINTLSDLATYQVDDIAEMVASMLRTTCWKNSPQAKAAIAAAILCAKESV comes from the coding sequence ATGGCATTTTCTGATCGAGAAAGAGAGCTGCTTTTGGCTGTGAAAGGTGTTGGCCCGACTGTCATCAAAAGGTTCGAGGAAATTGGAATCAACACTCTGTCTGATTTAGCCACTTATCAGGTCGATGATATCGCTGAAATGGTGGCTTCCATGTTACGAACCACCTGCTGGAAAAATAGCCCCCAAGCCAAAGCTGCTATTGCGGCTGCCATTTTATGTGCCAAAGAAAGTGTGTAA